In Tamandua tetradactyla isolate mTamTet1 chromosome 7, mTamTet1.pri, whole genome shotgun sequence, the following are encoded in one genomic region:
- the LOC143642687 gene encoding lysozyme C, intestinal isozyme-like gives MRALLALGLLLFSATVQGKKFERCELARALKKLGLDGYKEISLSNWMCLVRWESGYNTGTTNYNRNRSTDYGIFQINSQYWCNDGKTPRAINNCGISCSVLLKDDLTPAVKCAKMIASRQGITAWVAWKNRCRNKDVSQYIRGCGV, from the exons ATGAGGGCTCTCCTTGCTCTGGGGCTTCTCCTTTTTTCTGCCACTGTCCAGGGCAAGAAATTTGAAAGATGTGAATTGGCCAGAGCTCTGAAAAAACTTGGACTGGATGGCTACAAGGAAATCAGCCTGTCAAACT GGATGTGTTTGGTACGATGGGAGAGTGGTTATAACACAGGAACTACAAACTACAATCGGAACCGGAGCACCGATTACGGGATTTTTCAGATCAATAGCCAATACTGGTGTAATGACGGCAAAACCCCAAGAGCAATTAACAACTGTGGTATATCCTGCAGTG TTTTGCTGAAAGATGACCTCACACCAGCGGTGAAGTGTGCAAAGATGATTGCCAGTAGACAAGGCATTACCGCATG GGTGGCATGGAAAAACCGTTGTCGAAACAAAGATGTCTCTCAGTACATTCGCGGTTGTGGAGTTTAA